In Thunnus thynnus chromosome 13, fThuThy2.1, whole genome shotgun sequence, the following proteins share a genomic window:
- the LOC137196315 gene encoding odorant receptor 131-2-like, which translates to MSDATQSQTNITVGLGLVERVMLTTLTTVPCCIFFFINVTMLFILRSKLVFRETSRYILLYNLLFADTVQMTLSQILYILSICRIMLTFPVCGVLIMIANLTNEISPLTLVVMSLERYVAVCYPLRHATIITIRNTGVAITMVWAFCSLNVLTRVLLLLNFPFQDLESLQMKNFCSTLVMFLVPISDHYDKAYTCFLFISAGVAVISSYIGVIVAARSASTDKASVRKARNTLLLHLVQLGLSLSSTIHNPLLIAISKTVTRIMLVRVQNIFYVFIIILPRCLSALIYGLRDQTIRPVIVYYLCCRLKLSVVPAKAENSS; encoded by the coding sequence ATGTCTGATGCAACTCAATCTCAGACCAACATCACTGTTGGACTGGGGTTAGTGGAAAGAGTGATGCTTACCACTTTGACTACAGTACCATGTTGTATATTCTTCTTCATTAATGTGACCATGCTTTTCATTTTGAGGAGTAAACTGGTGTTTCGTGAGACTTCTCGTTACATTCTTCTGTATAACCTCCTTTTTGCAGACACTGTACAGATGACACTGAGCcagatactgtacatactgtctATTTGTAGAATAATGTTGACATTTCCTGTGTGTGGTGTTCTTATTATGATCGCAAATCTTACAAACGAAATCTCTCCTCTCACACTGGTGGTGATGTCTCTGGAGAGATATGTAGCTGTGTGCTACCCACTGAGGCACGctaccatcatcaccatcagaAACACAGGGGTGGCCATCACCATGGTTTGGGCTTTTTGTTCACTAAATGTCCTCACACGAGTTCTTTTGCTGTTAAATTTTCCATTTCAGGACCTGGAGAGCCTGCAGATGAAAAATTTCTGTAGCACACTTGTCATGTTTCTTGTGCCAATATCTGATCATTATGACAAAGCCTacacttgttttctgtttatatCAGCTGGTGTGGCAGTCATTTCTTCTTATATTGGTGTGATAGTAGCAGCCAGGTCAGCCTCCACAGACAAAGCTTCAGTCCGTAAAGCTCgtaacacactgctgctgcacctGGTGCAGCTGGGCCTCAGTCTCTCTTCAACTATACACAACCCATTACTTATAGCCATCTCAAAAACTGTCACGAGAATAATGCTTGTGCGCgttcagaatattttttatgtgtttattatcaTTCTCCCCAGATGTCTGAGCGCTCTCATCTATGGGCTCAGAGATCAGACCATCAGACCTGTTATTGTTTACTATTTATGCTGTCGACTGAAACTCTCAGTTGTCCCAGCAAAGGCTGAGAACTCATCCTGA
- the LOC137195084 gene encoding odorant receptor 131-2-like — translation MTYANQSLTNVSSVQQFQGLLERALFCTLITVPCCVFLFINGTMLFTLRSKPVFRETSRYILLYNLLFADTAQLVLSQLLYILAFCRMKLTYPVCGVLTMIADLTNEVSPLTLVLMSLERYVAVCYPLRHATIITIRNTGVAIIVVWVFSSLNVLTRVLLLLDFPFEDLESLQMKDFCSDIAMFLGPMSDHYDKAYTCFLFVSAGAAITSSYIGVIVAARSASTDKASARKARNTLLLHLVQLGLSLSSTVYNPILIALSKTVTRLVFVRVQNVFYVCIFIFPRCLSSLIYGIRDQTIRPVLVYHLCCRLKLSVISAKAEVSL, via the coding sequence ATGACTTATGCAAACCAATCTCTGACCAATGTCAGTTCTGTACAGCAGTTTCAGGGGTTACTGGAGAGAGCGTTATTTTGCACTCTGATAACAGTGCCATGCTGTGTGTTCCTCTTCATTAATGGAACCATGCTTTTTACCTTGAGGAGTAAACCAGTGTTTAGAGAGACCTCTCGTTACATTCTTCTGTATAACCTCCTTTTTGCAGACACAGCACAGCTGGTACTAAGCCAGTTACTGTACATATTGGCTTTCTGTAGAATGAAACTGACATATCCTGTATGTGGTGTTCTCACTATGATTGCTGATCTCACAAATGAAGTGTCTCCTCTCACACTGGTGTTGATGTCTCTGGAGAGATATGTAGCTGTGTGCTACCCACTGAGGCACGctaccatcatcaccatcagaAACACAGGTGTGGCCATCATTGTAGTTTGGGTGTTCAGTTCACTAAATGTTCTCACTCGAGTTCTTTTGCTGTTAGATTTTCCATTTGAAGACCTGGAGAGCCTGCAGATGAAAGACTTTTGCTCTGACATAGCCATGTTTCTTGGCCCGATGTCTGATCATTATGACAAAGCCTacacttgttttctgtttgtatcaGCAGGTGCTGCAATCACGTCCTCCTATATTGGTGTGATAGTAGCAGCCAGGTCAGCCTCCACAGACAAAGCTTCAGCCCGTAAAGCTCgtaacacactgctgctgcacctGGTGCAGCTGGGCCTCAGTCTCTCCTCAACTGTTTACAACCCAATCCTCATAGCTCTTTCAAAAACTGTAACAAGGCTAGTATTTGTGCGTGTCcagaatgttttttatgtgtgcattttcattttccccAGATGTCTTAGTTCTCTCATTTATGGCATCAGAGACCAAACTATCAGACCTGTCCTCGTGTACCATCTATGCTGTCGACTGAAACTCTCAGTCATCTCAGCCAAGGCTGAGGTCTCACTTTAG
- the LOC137196242 gene encoding odorant receptor 131-2-like, whose protein sequence is MSYANQYQTNITVGPQYQGLLGIVMFSILTTLPCCVFLSINGIMLFTLRSKPVFRETSRYILLYNLLFADTVLLAQSQLLYIIAAFRLRMSYPVCGVLTMLAYLTNEISPLTLVLMSLERYVAVCYPLRHATIITIRNTGVAIVVIWAFCSLNVLTRVLLLLNFPFEDLESLQMKDYCSDIAMRLGALSDYYDKAYTSFLFVSAGVAITSSYIGVIVAARSASTNEASARKARNTLLLHLVQLGLSLSSTMHNPLLVAISEIGSRLIIVRIQIVIYVCIILFPRCLSSLIYGLRDQTIRPVLMYHLCCRLKLSVIHTRTKGLSQNHKKLHQT, encoded by the exons ATGTCATATGCAAATCAGTATCAGACCAATATCACTGTTGGACCACAGTATCAGGGGCTACTTGGTATAGTGATGTTCTCCATTCTGACAACCCTGCcatgctgtgtgtttctttccatTAATGGGATCATGTTATTCACTTTGAGGAGTAAACCAGTATTTCGTGAGACCTCTCGTTACATTCTTCTGTATAACCTACTTTTTGCGGACACTGTATTGCTGGCACAGAGCCAGTTACTGTACATCATTGCTGCTTTTAGATTAAGGATGTCATATCCTGTATGTGGTGTTCTTACTATGCTTGCTTATCTCACAAATGAAATCTCTCCTCTCACACTGGTGTTAATGTCTCTGGAGAGATATGTAGCTGTGTGCTACCCACTGAGGCACGctaccatcatcaccatcagaAACACAGGTGTGGCTATTGTTGTAATTTGGGCcttttgttcattaaatgtCCTCACTCGTGTTCTTTTACTACTAAATTTTCCATTTGAAGATCTGGAGAGCCTGCAGATGAAAGACTATTGCTCTGACATAGCTATGAGGCTTGGTGCATTGTCTGATTATTATGACAAAGCCTACActagttttctgtttgtttcagctGGTGTGGCAATCACTTCCTCCTATATTGGTGTGATAGTAGCAGCCAGGTCAGCCTCCACAAATGAAGCTTCAGCCCGTAAAGCTCgtaacacactgctgctgcacctGGTGCAGCTGGGCCTCAGTCTCTCCTCAACTATGCACAATCCACTGCTTGTAGCTATTTCAGAAATAGGAAGTAGGTTAATAATTGTGCGTATCCAGAttgttatttatgtgtgtattatcCTCTTCCCCAGATGTCTGAGTTCTCTTATCTATGGCCTCAGAGATCAGACCATCAGACCTGTCCTTATGTACCATCTATGCTGTCGACTGAAACTCTCAGTCATCC ACACTAGAACTAAGGGCCTCAGTCAAAACCACAAGAAACTGCATCAGACCTAA
- the LOC137196243 gene encoding odorant receptor 131-2-like, giving the protein MLFADTVHMASNLLLYFLASLRIKITYYACGALVLLSVFTATISPLSLAVMSLERYVAVCYPLRHATIFNMRSTGMAIALVWGFSFIHILIRGFMLLYLFPKLSLKQMGDFCSKEAVFFAPMFNDFEEAYASTLFLSIGVVIIASYIGVALVARSVSTDKASARKALQTLLLHLIQLSLILISTFISTILMAIARTVGRLVLMRIYNACFVCLNILPRCLSALIYGLRDQTIRAIFMQNLCCHLRCSVFLNKNQ; this is encoded by the coding sequence ATGCTCTTTGCAGACACTGTTCACATGGCATCAAACCTCCTGCTTTACTTTTTGGCTTCCTTACGGATAAAAATTACTTATTACGCGTGTGGTGCCCTCGTCCTGCTCTCAGTTTTCACAGCCACaatctcccctctctccctggctgtgatgtcacttgagAGATATGTGGCTGTATGCTATCCACTGAGACATGCTACAATCTTCAACATGAGAAGCACAGGCATGGCCATTGCTCTGGTTTGGGGCTTCAGTTTTATCCACATCCTCATTCGAGGttttatgttgttatatttgttCCCAAAACTCTCCCTAAAGCAGATGGGTGACTTTTGCTCAAAAGAGGCCGTCTTTTTTGCACCAATGTTTAATGATTTTGAAGAAGCTTACGCCAGCACTCTCTTTCTGTCAATAGGTGTAGTAATCATCGCCTCCTACATTGGTGTAGCACTCGTAGCCAGGTCTGTCTCAACAGACAAAGCCTCGGCCAGAAAGGCTCTTCAAACTCTCCTTCTTCACCTGATTCAGCTAAGTCTGATTCTCATCTCCACCTTCATCTCCACCATCCTCATGGCCATTGCTAGAACAGTGGGGAGATTAGTCCTAATGCGTATTTACAATGCATGCTTTGTGTGCTTGAATATCCTTCCAAGGTGTCTGAGTGCTCTCATTTATGGACTCAGGGATCAAACTATCAGAGCCATCTTCATGCAGAATCTCTGCTGTCATTTGAGATGCTCAGTTTTCCTCAACAAGAACCAGTga
- the LOC137196244 gene encoding odorant receptor 131-2-like, producing MLFADTVHMASNLLLYFLASLRIKITYYACGALVLLSVFTITISPLSLAVMSLERYVAVCYPLRHATIFNMRSTGMAIALVWGFSFIHILIRGFMLLYLFPKLSLKQMDDFCSKEAVFFAPMFNDFEEAYASTLFLSIGVVIIASYIGVALVARSVSTDKASARKALQTLLLHLIQLNLILISTFISTILMAIARTVGRLVLMRIYNVCFVCLNILPRCLSALIYGLRDQTIRAIFMQNLCCHLRCSVFLNKNQ from the coding sequence ATGCTCTTTGCAGACACTGTTCACATGGCATCAAACCTCCTGCTTTACTTTTTGGCTTCCTTACGGATAAAAATTACTTATTACGCGTGTGGTGCCCTCGTCCTGCTCTCAGTTTTCACAATCACaatctcccctctctccctggctgtgatgtcacttgagAGATATGTGGCTGTATGCTATCCACTGAGACATGCTACAATCTTCAACATGAGAAGCACAGGCATGGCCATTGCTCTGGTTTGGGGCTTCAGTTTTATCCACATCCTCATTCGAGGttttatgttgttatatttgttCCCAAAACTCTCCCTAAAGCAGATGGATGACTTTTGCTCAAAAGAGGCCGTCTTTTTTGCACCAATGTTTAATGATTTTGAAGAAGCTTACGCCAGCACTCTCTTTCTGTCAATAGGTGTAGTAATCATCGCCTCCTACATTGGTGTAGCACTCGTAGCCAGGTCTGTCTCAACAGACAAAGCCTCGGCCAGAAAGGCTCTTCAAACTCTCCTTCTTCACCTGATTCAGCTAAACCTGATTCTCATCTCCACCTTCATCTCCACCATCCTCATGGCCATTGCTAGAACAGTGGGGAGATTAGTCCTTATGCGTATTTACAATGTATGCTTTGTGTGCTTGAATATCCTTCCAAGGTGTCTGAGTGCTCTCATTTATGGACTCAGGGATCAAACTATCAGAGCCATCTTCATGCAGAATCTCTGCTGTCATTTGAGATGCTCAGTTTTCCTCAACAAGAACCAGTga
- the LOC137196245 gene encoding odorant receptor 131-2-like, producing the protein MLYANQSQTNITVGLQYQELLGLVMFSILTSVPCCVFLFINGTMLFTMRSKPVFRETSRYILLYNLLLGDTVHMAQSQLMYILGACRLRLTYAVCGVLVMLAELTNKISPLTLVLMSLERYVAVCYPLRHTTIITVRNTGVAICVIWTFSSVNVLTQVLLMLNFQFEDLVSMQMADFCGKDSMMLDQISDLYEKAYTCFLFVSAGMVVACSYVGVMIAARSASTDQSSASKARKTLLLHLVQLGLSLSSAIHNPLLFFISKNLKRVIFVRIQIVIYFCIIILPRCLSALIYGIRDQTIRPVLMYHLCCQWRCLPLLSVVPTKAKIILVT; encoded by the coding sequence ATGTTGTATGCAAATCAGTCGCAGACCAACATCACTGTTGGACTGCAGTATCAGGAGTTACTGGGATTAGTGATGTTTTCCATTCTGACGTCAGTGCcatgctgtgtgtttctcttcattAATGGGACCATGCTATTCACCATGAGGAGTAAACCTGTGTTTCGAGAGACCTCCCGTTACATTCTTCTGTATAACCTCCTTTTGGGAGACACTGTACATATGGCACAGAGTCAGTTAATGTACATTCTAGGTGCTTGTAGATTAAGGCTGACCTATGCTGTATGTGGTGTTCTTGTTATGCTCGCCGAGCTCACAAACAAAATCTCTCCTCTCACACTGGTGTTGATGTCTCTGGAGAGATATGTAGCTGTGTGCTACCCACTGAGGCACACTACCATCATCACTGTCAGAAACACTGGGGTGGCCATATGTGTGATCTGGACCTTCAGTTCAGTAAATGTCCTCACTCAagttttattgatgttaaatTTTCAGTTTGAAGACCTTGTGAGCATGCAGATGGCAGACTTTTGTGGCAAAGACAGTATGATGCTTGATCAAATATCAGATCTTTATGAAAAAGCCTacacttgttttctgtttgtttcagccGGTATGGTAGTCGCTTGTTCCTATGTTGGTGTGATGATAGCAGCCAGATCAGCTTCCACAGACCAAAGTTCAGCCAGTAAAGCTCgtaaaacactgctgctgcatctgGTGCAGCTGGGCCTCAGTCTCTCTTCAGCTATACACAACCCATTACTGTTCTTTATCTCCAAAAACCTAAAAAGGGTCATATTTGTGCGCATCCagattgttatttatttttgtattatcatCCTTCCCAGATGTCTGAGTGCTCTTATCTATGGAATCAGAGACCAGACCATCAGACCTGTTCTCATGTACCATCTATGCTGCCAGTGGAGATGCTTACCTTTGCTCTCAGTTGTCCCAACCAAGGCTAAAATCATACTTGTCACTTAA